Proteins from a single region of Haloterrigena alkaliphila:
- a CDS encoding CDP-2,3-bis-(O-geranylgeranyl)-sn-glycerol synthase: MAVLETIVIAFWAMLPAYVPNNAAVLAGGGRPIDGGRTWGDKRVLGDGKSWRGTAAGIIAGLALAGFLTLFASDVSAATGIDVPEFAPLAALGLAGGAMLGDILASFLKRRTGRQRGAMFPGVDQLDFVVVSLPLTALLAPDWFFDVFTWAIVAVVVILTPILHVTTNMIAYKLGLKNEPW, from the coding sequence ATGGCAGTACTCGAGACTATCGTTATCGCGTTCTGGGCGATGTTACCTGCGTACGTGCCCAACAACGCCGCGGTGTTGGCCGGCGGCGGCCGACCGATCGACGGCGGCCGGACGTGGGGCGACAAGCGCGTGCTGGGCGACGGAAAGAGTTGGCGCGGCACCGCCGCCGGAATCATCGCCGGACTCGCCCTCGCGGGGTTTTTGACCCTCTTCGCGAGCGACGTGAGCGCCGCGACCGGGATCGACGTCCCCGAGTTCGCACCGCTGGCCGCGCTGGGCCTCGCCGGCGGCGCGATGCTCGGCGACATCCTCGCCTCGTTTCTCAAGCGACGGACCGGCCGCCAGCGCGGTGCGATGTTCCCCGGCGTCGACCAGTTGGACTTCGTCGTCGTCTCCCTTCCCCTGACTGCGCTGCTGGCGCCCGACTGGTTCTTCGACGTCTTTACCTGGGCGATCGTCGCGGTCGTCGTGATCCTGACGCCGATCCTGCACGTCACGACGAATATGATCGCGTACAAGCTCGGGCTGAAGAACGAACCTTGGTAA